The Carnobacterium divergens nucleotide sequence CTTTGGCTTTTTGTAAGGCGCGTGGACTTGTATAAGGCGGGCTGTGGAAATGAACCGCTTCAATTTCAACACCACGTTTCATTGCTAGATAACCTGCTACAGGAGAATCAATTCCACCTGATAACATTAACATCCCACGCCCACCAGAACCAACTGGTAAACCGCCTGCGCCTAAAATCGTTTCACAGGATAAAAAGAGCCCTTCTAAGCGAACTTCCACACGTAATTCAATATCTGGTTTTTTCACTTGAACTTTGATACCTTCGATGTTTCTTAAAACTTCGCCACCTAGTAACTGGTTAATGTCATTAGTATCTAATTCAAATTTGTGGTCTGCGCGTCTTGTTGTAATCTTGAAGGTTTGACCTTCTTGATATACATTCCGAATCATCTCTACTGCTGCAACTTTCAAAGCTTCAATATCGCGTTCTACTTTAACTACTGGAGAATAGGTTTGAATTCCAAAAATCGGTTGTAGACGATCCATTACTACCTGACTATCTGCCCCATTTAAAAGCAAATACATCCGATCCCGTTCACCATAAATTTTCACTTCTGGGTAATCGTGAAGGGCGTGACTCACATTTTTCACCAAGCGACTAATAAAGGTTCGTTTATTTTTTCCTTTTGTTGATAATTCGCCGTAACGAATCATAATTTCACTGTATTGCATCTTTTTGTCATCTCTTTTCTTTGAGCTTTCGATTAGTGGATATCGCGAAACTGACGGTATAGTGCATCAAATTCTTTGATAAATTGTTGAGCTTCTTCTATTGTATTAGTATCATTTAAGCTAACTCTGACTGCACTTGTAGCAATATTTTCAGGCACATGCATTGCAGACAAGGTACTTCCGCTTGTTTGACTTCTACTTGAACACGCACTGGTGGTGGAAATGTAGATGCCTTTTTTCTCAAAAGCATGAACCATTACTTCACCACGGATTCCTCTTAGTGCAAAGCACAAAATATGAGGCGCGCCTTCTTTCGTTGAAAACAAGGTTACTTTAGCATAGCTGTCTAACTGATCCATCAAGTATTCTTTGATTTCAAGTTGACGCAATTGTTTTTCTTTTGGATCAGTCAATACTAGACGTAGTGCCTTTGACAGTGCCGTAATCCCAGCAACATTTTCAGTTCCGCTTCTCTTGCCCGACTCTTGCCCACCGCCATTTAAAAGAGGCGCGAGTTTTTTCCCTTTCTTCAAATACATAAAACCTGTTCCTCTGGGAGCATGGAATTTATGCCCAGAAAAGGTAGCGATATCGATTCTTGAGTTTGTCGATAAATCAAGTGGAATTTTTCCAATTGCCTGTACTGCATCGACGTGAAAATGTACTTTTGGATAAGCTTTTAAGACTTCGCCAATTTCTTCTAACGGCTGAACGCTCCCTATTTCATTATTAACAGCCATGATTGAAACTAAAGTAGTATCTGAGCGAAGTTCTTTTTTTAACGCCTTAACGGAAACAACCCCTTCTTTGTTAACGGGCAAATAAGTAATATCAAATCCAAGCATTTTTAATTGTTCCATCGATTCTTTTACAGCCGGGTGTTCAATCGCCGTCGTAATTAGATGTTTTCCAAATTTACGTTTTTCAATTGCCGTTCCTTTAACAGCCCAGTTGTCGCCTTCTGTTCCGCCACTTGTAAAGTAAATTTCTTCCATTGAAGTGTTTAAAAGTTCAGCAATTTGCTTTCTTGCTTGCTGAAGTAAACCTGTAGAAGCGTCTCCTAGACCATGTAAGCTAGATGGATTCCCCATTATTTCTTCACTAACTTTTAAATAGGTTTTCAAAACACTGTCGTCTATTTTAGTCGTTGCACTATTATCAAAGTAAATCATTTTCTCACGCCTTCTTTTTAAAGCGAAACAATTCAACTTGTTCCTTATTTTCTTGTTAAAAACCTTTATAATTATAGCAGACTTTAGCCAAATCACAAACGTTCCATTTAAAAATTTTAGAATCCCCTCATTAGATGTTACAAAATTAAGAATAAAAAAGCTGACAATCAACTTGATTGTCAGCTTTTATTAATTAATGTTTTGCTTCTTTATCTTCAAAGTATGAAGACTCAACTTTTTTGTACGCACCAGGCTCAGCCGTTTCAAGCGTTGTTGAAATAGTTTCTAGAGCTTCTTTATATTGAAATTCATGATTGAATAATTTCAATGTATCATCAATGGCTTGTGCGATTCCTTCATTTGAATGACGGTAACGGTTTGCATACTGCATCATGTACTCAGTTAATAAAGCACTATCCACAATCTCTTCTGTTTTTTCCTTGATTAACGTAACATCATCTTGACATAGGAAACACAGACGTGTGATTTCTTTCATGTCAATTTTTAATTTGTTTAGTTCTTTAGCCAATTGCTCAATTCGATTCGTTGTAGCAAAGAACAATTCTAGGTAGTCAGGGGGCAGTCCTGGTAAATGTTGTTTTTCAACATAACGTTTAAGACCACGCATTTCAAATTCAAACTCATCTAATTTTGCTTGCGCATCCATCTCTTCTTTGCGTAAATGAAGCAAGTTGCTGTTTAGTTCTTGTTGTGTTTTTTCAATCTCTTCTAATCGATCGCCCATTTTTTCATAGCTTTCTGCAATGACTGAATAAATGGCTTCATCTTGTTCAATCTCTTGTGAAGATAACTCAAATGCCGTTTTTAAATCTTCTAGTTCAGATTCAATTTTATTCGCACTTCCTGTTTCATCTTGATTTAAAGTGTAGCTTTGAGAGACACGATCAATTTCAATCAATAATTTACGGTTGTTGACAATTACATGATCTAAATATTCAGAAACTAATTGTTTTTGGCTTATTACAAAGGCTTTTGAATCAATTTCATTTTCCATGACATCATATAAGTGGTCAATCTTTGTGTCCAACTCTGCTAAATGTTCTTTCGCTTCGTCAACTTCAACCTTTTCAACAAACTCCATGCCCACTTCAATAGCACGTTCAATCTCTTGAATTTCTTTTGGAATATCAATGTCTAAAAAACGATAATTTTCAGCTACTAATTGCTGATACCCTTCTTTAATTTCTTTCACTTGATCAGTATCTTCAACCGTAAGCTCTTTGTAAATCGTTGGAACCAGTTCTGCTACCCGATGTAACTCGTTGGTATCTTGCGACACACGATCTAAAACTTCTTTTGCTTCAATGTGGTCTCCTGAAGAAGTTAGTTCTGTAAATTTAGAAAAATCCAATTCTAGAAAAGTTAAACGACGCTCTAAATTTTCCAATGCCGGTCCAAAAGAAAAACTTTGAGTCAACAACTTCTTACGAATGTCTTGATATTTTTCTTGTACTTTTTTGATCTCTAAGCGGTTTTTTTCTTCACTTTCAACCAATTTTTTTAATGCTAATTGAATTTTTTTGATACTTTCTTCTGTTTCATTAATTATGTGTAATGCAGCATCTTCAGCTTTTTGCGCTTTAATTAGCTTTAAGCGATCCGTTGCTTGTTCAGCATCAAATAAGTAATTTTCAATATCTGGAAAGCTAACCGTGGCAATGTTCTCCCAAGCTGCATTCCAATCTTTAAATGATTTTTCAGTTTGACCTGTTAACTGCAATTTTTTTATTTTGTTGATTTCATCGATTACAGGTTTATCCATCAATGCGATTTTTCTTGTTTCAAGTTCGTCTATTTTGCTGAAATGTCGTTTCTTTAAAATAAAACCTACCCCGTAAATGAGTAATGCTAATAAAATAATGCCGATTAATACAAATATAAAATTCATTCTAAAACCTCCACTTGAATTGATTGTAGCAAAATAATGGTATGTAACAAAATATAATGTTTGTCATTTTGAATTTCTTTTTTTATGAGAAAAACTTTAGATTTTTATTAGCTGAATTTCTTGCTTTTTTTTAATAAAACACCTATTGTAGATTATACCACAGTGATAAAAAACTAACACTAGAAATCAATTAATTTCAGTTATTTTTTATCCAAATTTAGTGAAGAAACAAACGTTTGGGGAGATAATATGTTCTTATTGCTTAAAATTGTGGGTATTCTTGGCTTGATATTTTGTGCTATATTGCTTTTTGCTGCGATTAAAATGCACAAATTAAATTCAAAAAAATTCCACCGAAAAGCTGGATTAATCTTGTTAGTTAGCCTTTTCTTCGTTTTATTTAGCCAAATGAAGATCAACCAAATCAATCAAAAACAAAAAGCAGCCTATACGATTGCTAGTAAATCCACTTTAGATGGATCACAGACCTTTTTACGAGTATTAGTTTTCAGCCGTAATAAAGAAGATATTGAACAAATTTTTAAAAAACTGCAAAAAAGTGAAAAAAATGAACGAACAGATTCACTATTTGTTCGCTTTAATGTCGACAATGGAGGCGAAATTGGTGAATTTATTGCCAACGCTAAAATTGCTTGGACCCTTAAAGGTGAAGAACAAGTTGATTTAAAAAAAGATCAGGAAAAAATCGAATTTAATAATCTGAGCAACTAAAGGAGTGACTCTTATGTCAAAAAAAGGGATTTATCAATTAACCAACGCGCAGCTAGAGGCTATTATTGGCGATGAGACTAATTTAATTGCTAATTTAAGCAATGCTTCCGCTTTGCTTTTTGAAAATCTGCCAGATATCAATTGGGCTGGCTTTTATTTGTATGAAGTAGAA carries:
- the thiI gene encoding tRNA uracil 4-sulfurtransferase ThiI, encoding MQYSEIMIRYGELSTKGKNKRTFISRLVKNVSHALHDYPEVKIYGERDRMYLLLNGADSQVVMDRLQPIFGIQTYSPVVKVERDIEALKVAAVEMIRNVYQEGQTFKITTRRADHKFELDTNDINQLLGGEVLRNIEGIKVQVKKPDIELRVEVRLEGLFLSCETILGAGGLPVGSGGRGMLMLSGGIDSPVAGYLAMKRGVEIEAVHFHSPPYTSPRALQKAKDLTAKLTAYVGSIQFIEVPFTEIQEEIKRVVPEGYLMTVTRRMMMRLTDQIRAQQKGLAIINGESLGQVASQTLQSMVAINEVTNTPIIRPVVSMDKNEIIEIAQKIDTFDLSIQPFEDCCTIFAPPAPKTKPKLDKAQGFEARLDVEGLIERAMAGLVISEIKIGDNLEKMQEEEFSDFL
- a CDS encoding septation ring formation regulator EzrA; translated protein: MNFIFVLIGIILLALLIYGVGFILKKRHFSKIDELETRKIALMDKPVIDEINKIKKLQLTGQTEKSFKDWNAAWENIATVSFPDIENYLFDAEQATDRLKLIKAQKAEDAALHIINETEESIKKIQLALKKLVESEEKNRLEIKKVQEKYQDIRKKLLTQSFSFGPALENLERRLTFLELDFSKFTELTSSGDHIEAKEVLDRVSQDTNELHRVAELVPTIYKELTVEDTDQVKEIKEGYQQLVAENYRFLDIDIPKEIQEIERAIEVGMEFVEKVEVDEAKEHLAELDTKIDHLYDVMENEIDSKAFVISQKQLVSEYLDHVIVNNRKLLIEIDRVSQSYTLNQDETGSANKIESELEDLKTAFELSSQEIEQDEAIYSVIAESYEKMGDRLEEIEKTQQELNSNLLHLRKEEMDAQAKLDEFEFEMRGLKRYVEKQHLPGLPPDYLELFFATTNRIEQLAKELNKLKIDMKEITRLCFLCQDDVTLIKEKTEEIVDSALLTEYMMQYANRYRHSNEGIAQAIDDTLKLFNHEFQYKEALETISTTLETAEPGAYKKVESSYFEDKEAKH
- a CDS encoding cysteine desulfurase family protein, which gives rise to MIYFDNSATTKIDDSVLKTYLKVSEEIMGNPSSLHGLGDASTGLLQQARKQIAELLNTSMEEIYFTSGGTEGDNWAVKGTAIEKRKFGKHLITTAIEHPAVKESMEQLKMLGFDITYLPVNKEGVVSVKALKKELRSDTTLVSIMAVNNEIGSVQPLEEIGEVLKAYPKVHFHVDAVQAIGKIPLDLSTNSRIDIATFSGHKFHAPRGTGFMYLKKGKKLAPLLNGGGQESGKRSGTENVAGITALSKALRLVLTDPKEKQLRQLEIKEYLMDQLDSYAKVTLFSTKEGAPHILCFALRGIRGEVMVHAFEKKGIYISTTSACSSRSQTSGSTLSAMHVPENIATSAVRVSLNDTNTIEEAQQFIKEFDALYRQFRDIH